The DNA sequence AATTGCGAGTTTGAGTGGTTTCACTGGAAGTGCGTCGGTTTAACCAGGGAGCCTGTAGGCACATGGTTTTGTCCTCAGTGTGCAGCCAAGTTAAATAGTTGATCATACCCTCCAGTTTATCTTGCTAATAAGCCTGTTCTATTTTCTGAAATTAATCGTCATCTCATTCCATTGAGCAATTCAGTAGCTCTTGTAGATTTTCAGCCTTCCACCGTTTCATAAGGTACAAAGATTAGGCCATGAAATGAAGCAAACCAATAGCTTCTGTTAGAACCAAACCATCCTTACCCCAATTGCACTTTTAGGCCGTAAATTCCccgcaagagaaaaagataggCCTCGACCATAGCCAATCCCAGGATTCGTGAAACGCCATCGCTATGCAAGCAAACATGACTGGCGCCGCTGCGCTCATTGTAcataaatagaaagaaactaACAAGGACACAAATTCCACGGGACCTAAAACCCAAGAGCCTTTTCCAGCCAAGGGTCAAAGTATTCGCAGCTTTCTGGGCTGACGGCTCCTCCAGGAGCGCAGAGTTTAAACACTGGGCAGGTACCGCAAGGTGCCTCTGTCATGCCGTTGGTTACCAGCCGGTCGTCGATTCCCTTATCCTCGCCTGCGGGCTTGCGGGCTTGCGACTGCTTAACGGCTTCCGGGTTCTTGACCGACTTGTACATCTCCCCACTGTTCAAGGCCACCAGCTTACCATCGTAACAAagcatatcaaggagctGTGTTATACTCTCTTCACCCAGACGAACGGGAGTAATTCCACTCTCATTAACTGCATCTGTAAGCATCGAGACGGTTGGATAGCCACGGTAACCGGCCGGAAAAGGAATAAATGTTTTTTGTCCAGCCTCTTGTTTGACAGACACGCTACCATCACTAGTTTTTATGCGCTTGGTTCGGTGCGCGTCTGCACTTGGAACTTCAACCCAACTCTTTCTGCTCACTGTGTACTCAATATACCCAGCGACAGTGTTGATGAAGTTCTCATCGAGTACTCCGTCAGTGAACCAGGCGCCACCGGTAACATCCTCACTTGGGGCAAGGCCCGCCAACATGTACATTTTCCGACTTGGGAATTTAACATTGTGTACGCTCTTGATATAGTTCTTTCCCTCCAAGGATT is a window from the Aspergillus oryzae RIB40 DNA, chromosome 6 genome containing:
- a CDS encoding RPC34 RNA polymerase subunit family protein (RNA polymerase III, subunit C34); its protein translation is MASAGASGASVTELASKLYEHCLNNYPPDQLFYQQDLLGLGIVPKSDLALLLRCTQSLVDQKLFRLLQGKNDRLAWKIISREDAEKLQNLSPDESLVYNVIHSTGRNGIWVRAIGTRTGLHKSILDRCLKSLEGKNYIKSVHNVKFPSRKMYMLAGLAPSEDVTGGAWFTDGVLDENFINTVAGYIEYTVSRKSWVEVPSADAHRTKRIKTSDGSVSVKQEAGQKTFIPFPAGYRGYPTVSMLTDAVNESGITPVRLGEESITQLLDMLCYDGKLVALNSGEMYKSVKNPEAVKQSQARKPAGEDKGIDDRLVTNGMTEAPCGTCPVFKLCAPGGAVSPESCEYFDPWLEKALGF